A single region of the Rattus rattus isolate New Zealand chromosome 8, Rrattus_CSIRO_v1, whole genome shotgun sequence genome encodes:
- the LOC116906959 gene encoding olfactory receptor 150-like has protein sequence MFKGNRSEVTEFILAGLTDKPELQLPLFLLFLGIYVVTVVGNLGMITLILFSSHLHTPMYYFLSSLSFIDLCQSTVIIPKMLVNFLAVKNIISYPECMTQLYFFIIFAIAECHMLAVMAYDRYAAICNPLLYNVVMSYQVCSWMIFGVYSIAFIGATTHTVCMLKVHFCKANVINHYFCDLFPLLELPCSDTFINEVVVLCFSVFNIFIPTLTILSSYVFIIASILWIKSTEGRSKAFSTCSSHISAVAIFFGSLAFMYLQPSSVSSMDQGKVSSVFCTIVVPMLNPLIYSLRNKDVKVALNKFLERKFFL, from the coding sequence atgtttaagggAAATCGTTCTGAAGTGACTGAGTTCATCCTCGCTGGGTTAACAGACAAACCAGAGCTAcagctgcctctcttcctcctctttctaggAATCTATGTGGTCACAGTGGTGGGGAATCTGGGCATGATCACCCTGATACTATTCAGTTCTcacctgcacacacccatgtattaTTTCCTCAGTAGTCTGTCCTTCATTGACCTCTGTCAGTCGACTGTCATAATTCCCAAAATGCTGGTGAACTTTCTGGCAGTGAAGAACATCATCTCCTACCCTGAATGCATGACTCAGCTctactttttcattatttttgctaTTGCAGAGTGTCACATGTTGGCTGTGATGGCATATGACCGCTACGCTGCTATCTGTAACCCCTTGCTTTACAATGTTGTGATGTCCTATCAAGTCTGTTCCTGGATGATATTTGGAGTATATAGTATTGCTTTCATCGGCGCCACAACTCACACAGTCTGCATGCTAAAAGTGCATTTCTGTAAGGCCAATGTAATAAATCATTACTTCTGTGACCTTTTTCCACTGCTGGAACTCCCTTGTTCTGATACTTTTATTAATGAAGTAGTAGTTTTATGTTTCagtgtttttaatatctttattccAACTCTGACGATCCTAAGCTCTTACGTCTTCATAATTGCCAGCATCCTCTGGATTAAATCCACTGAAGGCAGGTCCAAAGCTTTCAGCACCTGCAGCTCACACATATCAGCTGTTGCTATCTTCTTTGGTTCCCTTGCATTTATGTACCTGCAGCCATCATCAGTCAGCTCCATGGACCAAGGGAAAGTGTCTTCTGTATTTTGTACCATTGTTGTGCCCATGCTGAACCCCTTGATCTACAGCCTGAGAAATAAGGATGTCAAAGTTGCTCTAAATAAGTTCCTTGAAAGAAAGTTTTTCTTGTGA